One segment of Marvinbryantia formatexigens DSM 14469 DNA contains the following:
- a CDS encoding M3 family oligoendopeptidase — MKFKDMPYKRVEMDEVRREYQQLMEEMKQAKSGEEQFEVHKKFYALSNHVSTQMTLAHIRFDVDLTDEFYAAEHEYYDKIEPEMQHLVQEYQKLLYNSPYRDYLEEKIGKVAFRNMELSMKAFDEKLIPLMQEENELKTKYNKLIATAKIEWEGEELNLSLMRPYLSHADRAVRRKAWEKYSAYFESVEEELDSIYDQLVKNRTEQARQMGYKNYVELGYYRMTRNSYGQEEVEKFRDQIKKYFVPFAEKLHDRRRQRLGLEKLSYIDEQVYFADGNPAPHMSPEEILKAGQQMYTEMSEETKEFFDFMMENELFDVLGRKTKRAGGYMTYLPDYNAPFIFANFNGTSGDLDVITHECGHAFQGYISGKDPIQEHRDITMETAEIHSMSMEFFADKWMELFFGDRAEDYRIMHGEDAAIFIPYGCMVDEFQHIVYENPEMTPQQRKEAWSRLEKVYKPHLDYEDNKYFGGGGFWQKQQHIFNYPFYYIDYVLAQTCAFMYKIKMSENREEAWESYLKLCRLSASKFYGEMLKEVGLEVPYEDGCIQKIVEKLDVLLDTTH; from the coding sequence ATGAAATTTAAGGATATGCCCTACAAAAGGGTGGAAATGGACGAGGTACGCAGAGAATATCAGCAGCTCATGGAAGAGATGAAACAGGCGAAGAGCGGGGAGGAGCAGTTTGAGGTGCACAAGAAATTTTATGCACTGAGCAATCATGTTTCCACGCAGATGACGCTGGCGCATATTCGTTTTGACGTAGATCTGACGGACGAATTTTATGCGGCGGAGCATGAATATTACGATAAAATCGAGCCGGAAATGCAGCACCTGGTGCAGGAGTACCAGAAGCTTCTGTATAATTCTCCCTATCGTGATTATCTGGAAGAAAAAATCGGAAAGGTAGCCTTCCGGAATATGGAGCTTTCCATGAAGGCGTTTGACGAAAAGCTGATTCCGCTGATGCAGGAAGAAAACGAGCTGAAAACAAAATACAACAAATTGATTGCCACGGCAAAGATTGAATGGGAGGGCGAGGAGCTGAATCTGTCCCTGATGCGTCCGTATCTTTCTCATGCAGACCGTGCGGTGCGCAGAAAAGCGTGGGAAAAGTACAGCGCTTATTTTGAGAGCGTGGAGGAGGAGCTGGACAGCATTTATGACCAGCTTGTGAAAAACCGTACAGAGCAGGCGAGACAGATGGGTTACAAAAACTATGTGGAACTTGGCTATTACCGGATGACGCGCAACTCCTATGGACAGGAGGAAGTAGAGAAATTCCGTGACCAGATAAAAAAATATTTTGTACCATTTGCGGAGAAGCTGCATGACAGACGCAGACAGCGGCTGGGACTGGAGAAGCTCTCCTATATTGATGAACAGGTTTACTTTGCTGACGGCAATCCGGCACCGCATATGAGCCCGGAGGAAATTTTAAAGGCGGGACAGCAGATGTATACGGAAATGTCGGAGGAGACAAAAGAATTCTTCGATTTTATGATGGAAAATGAGCTGTTTGACGTGCTTGGACGCAAAACAAAGCGCGCGGGCGGCTATATGACTTATCTGCCGGATTACAATGCTCCGTTTATTTTTGCAAACTTTAACGGAACCAGCGGCGACCTGGATGTTATCACACATGAATGCGGACATGCTTTCCAGGGATATATTTCCGGCAAGGACCCGATTCAGGAGCACCGCGATATTACGATGGAGACAGCGGAGATACACTCCATGTCGATGGAATTTTTCGCGGATAAGTGGATGGAGCTGTTCTTTGGCGACCGTGCAGAGGATTATCGCATAATGCACGGTGAGGATGCTGCTATTTTTATCCCGTATGGCTGTATGGTGGACGAATTTCAGCATATTGTATATGAGAATCCGGAAATGACGCCGCAGCAGCGGAAAGAGGCATGGAGCAGGCTGGAAAAGGTGTACAAGCCGCATCTGGATTATGAGGACAACAAATATTTTGGAGGCGGCGGCTTCTGGCAGAAGCAGCAGCACATTTTTAACTATCCGTTTTACTATATTGATTATGTGTTGGCGCAGACCTGCGCATTTATGTACAAAATCAAGATGAGCGAAAACCGGGAAGAGGCCTGGGAGAGCTATCTGAAGCTCTGCCGTCTCTCTGCAAGCAAATTCTATGGTGAAATGCTGAAAGAAGTAGGACTTGAGGTGCCGTATGAAGATGGTTGTATCCAGAAAATAGTGGAGAAGCTGGATGTCCTGCTGGATACAACTCATTGA
- a CDS encoding TIGR04100 family radical SAM protein — translation MTILYKVHQNLYVNLTNKCPCACTFCLRQTRDRVGESDSLWLEREPTCEEIIADFENFQMKDYRELVFCGFGEPTERLDVILKVAEYAKKTYSIPTRINTNGLSDLIHGEKTAHLLQGLIDTVSISLNTPDAQRYHELVRSRFGDISFQAMLDFARDCTKYVPHVVMTTVSTTLTPEEEQQCAKICEEIGAAYRIRPWEG, via the coding sequence ATGACGATTTTATATAAAGTGCATCAGAATCTATATGTGAACTTAACAAATAAATGTCCCTGTGCCTGCACTTTCTGCCTGCGGCAGACAAGGGACCGGGTGGGAGAATCCGATTCGTTGTGGCTGGAGCGGGAACCGACCTGTGAGGAAATAATAGCAGATTTTGAAAACTTTCAGATGAAGGATTACCGGGAACTGGTATTTTGCGGATTCGGGGAACCGACAGAGCGGCTGGATGTGATTTTGAAGGTTGCGGAATATGCGAAGAAAACATATTCTATTCCGACGAGAATAAATACGAACGGTCTGTCTGATTTGATTCATGGAGAAAAAACGGCGCACCTTCTGCAGGGACTGATTGATACGGTCTCCATCAGTCTGAATACGCCGGATGCGCAGCGGTATCATGAACTGGTGCGCAGCAGGTTTGGTGATATTTCGTTCCAGGCAATGCTGGATTTTGCGCGCGATTGCACAAAATATGTTCCGCATGTTGTGATGACGACCGTCAGCACAACTCTCACGCCGGAGGAAGAGCAGCAATGCGCGAAAATCTGTGAAGAGATAGGCGCAGCTTACCGCATCCGCCCCTGGGAGGGGTAG
- a CDS encoding manganese efflux pump MntP family protein produces MSLAEVFLLAIGLSMDAFAVSICKGLSLKKVTPKHMCIAGAWFGGFQALMPLIGYFLGRSFADMITRFDHWIAFILLLFIGGNMIREAFGEEERMDGSMEAKTMFLLAIATSIDALAIGVTFAFLKVSIIPAVCLIGATTFVCSGAGVKIGSVFGAKYKAKAEIAGGIILILIGLKILLEGVGIL; encoded by the coding sequence ATGAGTTTAGCAGAAGTATTTTTATTAGCAATCGGTCTTTCTATGGACGCCTTTGCCGTTTCCATCTGCAAGGGACTTAGTCTGAAAAAAGTAACGCCAAAGCATATGTGCATTGCCGGGGCATGGTTTGGCGGCTTTCAGGCGTTAATGCCGCTTATCGGCTATTTTCTCGGAAGGTCCTTTGCCGATATGATTACCCGTTTCGACCACTGGATTGCTTTTATCCTGCTGCTCTTTATCGGCGGAAATATGATACGGGAAGCTTTCGGCGAGGAGGAACGTATGGACGGCTCTATGGAAGCAAAAACCATGTTTCTGCTGGCAATCGCCACCAGTATTGACGCGCTGGCAATCGGCGTAACCTTTGCATTCCTCAAAGTATCCATTATTCCCGCCGTCTGTCTGATTGGCGCCACCACCTTTGTCTGTTCCGGCGCCGGTGTCAAAATTGGCAGCGTCTTCGGTGCAAAATATAAAGCAAAAGCGGAAATCGCCGGCGGTATTATTCTGATACTTATCGGTCTGAAAATATTACTGGAGGGCGTGGGGATTCTGTAA
- a CDS encoding exonuclease SbcCD subunit D, whose translation MKLLHISDLHIGRRVNEFSMLEDQRYILNEILRIAKEQKVDGILAAGDIYDKSVPPAEAVQLLDDFFTRTARAGILLYVISGNHDSAERVAFGAGLFDQGGIYISPVYHGKIEPVRQKDAYGYVNIYLIPFLKPAAVHRFFPEKKTETYQEAFAAVLEELQPDCTQRNVVVAHQFFTGAVRSESEDLSLGGLDNIDAGLLEQFDYAALGHIHRPQKLGRETIRYCGTPLKYSFSEAGDTKSVTVVELKEKGNVTVETIPLKPLRELREIRGTYEEVTLKENYEQTNVTDYMHITLTDEEDIPGAAAKLRAIYPNLMKLDYDNRRTRENRMITGAAAVQTKTPLELFEELYRLQNNQEMTEEQKQYVQRLVEEVWETV comes from the coding sequence ATGAAACTTCTTCATATATCGGACCTCCACATAGGCAGGCGTGTGAATGAGTTTTCCATGCTGGAGGACCAGAGATATATCCTGAATGAAATTTTGCGGATTGCAAAGGAACAGAAGGTGGACGGCATTCTTGCCGCCGGGGACATTTACGATAAATCCGTGCCCCCGGCGGAAGCCGTACAGCTTCTGGATGATTTTTTTACGCGGACAGCCAGGGCTGGTATCCTGCTTTATGTAATCAGCGGGAATCATGACAGCGCGGAGCGTGTGGCATTTGGAGCGGGGCTTTTCGACCAGGGAGGTATTTATATCTCTCCCGTTTATCATGGAAAAATAGAGCCGGTCCGTCAGAAGGATGCTTATGGTTATGTGAACATTTATCTGATTCCTTTTCTGAAGCCGGCGGCGGTGCACCGCTTCTTTCCGGAAAAGAAAACGGAAACTTATCAGGAGGCGTTTGCGGCGGTGCTGGAAGAGCTGCAGCCGGATTGCACGCAGCGGAATGTGGTGGTTGCGCATCAGTTTTTTACCGGCGCGGTGCGCAGCGAATCGGAGGATTTATCACTGGGCGGGCTGGATAATATTGACGCGGGACTGCTGGAGCAGTTTGATTACGCGGCACTCGGACATATTCACCGTCCGCAGAAGCTGGGGCGGGAAACCATCCGCTACTGCGGAACGCCGCTGAAATATTCTTTTTCGGAAGCGGGCGATACCAAATCCGTGACGGTCGTGGAGCTGAAGGAAAAGGGCAATGTAACAGTGGAGACGATTCCACTAAAGCCGCTTCGCGAGCTGCGGGAGATTCGCGGCACATATGAAGAAGTGACATTAAAAGAAAATTATGAGCAGACGAATGTCACAGATTATATGCATATCACTCTGACAGATGAGGAGGATATTCCGGGCGCGGCGGCAAAGCTGCGGGCGATATATCCGAATCTGATGAAGCTGGATTACGACAACAGGCGGACGCGGGAAAACAGGATGATTACGGGAGCGGCTGCGGTGCAGACAAAAACACCGCTGGAGCTTTTTGAGGAGCTTTACCGGCTTCAGAATAATCAGGAAATGACAGAGGAACAAAAACAATATGTGCAGCGACTGGTTGAAGAGGTGTGGGAAACAGTATGA
- a CDS encoding deoxyguanosinetriphosphate triphosphohydrolase, with the protein MNWTTLLCTERIRSHAGGTGSADLRSEFEKDYHRIIGSASFRRLQDKTQVFPLDNSDFIRTRLTHSLEVASIARSLGQNISQYIIRNQRDRSFDLQTQSDVCSIVECAGLIHDIGNPPFGHFGETTIRDWFRENLPRLTFEGRPLPEILSPQMLADFYNFEGNAQALRLVTKLHFLVDENGMNLTCALLGTIIKYPVSSLEVNKSSGNIKDKKPGYFYADRDIFEKIQTATGTNGRRHPLCFILEAADDIAYLTADIEDAYRKGFISYRLLLEELRSEEVLTRMLPQEQRTYLEMVSRLERKYENGLKRGVADPEGYAVSNWIVTVQGFLISCATYGFTKNYRAIMEGSYPVDLFCRSHGSALHDRLSDIAWRYVFVSRPIFKTELAAATVLQYLLDKFIPAAINYDTGNRLTDVQDKLMTLVSENYKSVYRRQAEGKSPQERLYLRLLLITDHICGMTDSYAKRLYQELNGID; encoded by the coding sequence ATGAACTGGACTACTCTGCTTTGTACGGAGCGCATCCGCAGCCATGCGGGAGGTACCGGCTCCGCGGACCTGAGAAGCGAATTTGAAAAGGATTATCACCGTATTATCGGCAGCGCGTCGTTCCGCCGCCTGCAGGATAAAACACAGGTTTTTCCGCTGGACAACAGCGATTTTATCCGTACCCGCCTAACGCACTCGCTGGAAGTCGCCTCCATTGCGCGCTCGCTCGGACAGAATATTTCGCAATATATTATCCGCAACCAGCGTGACAGAAGCTTCGATCTGCAGACGCAGTCGGATGTGTGCAGCATCGTGGAGTGCGCCGGTCTGATTCACGACATCGGCAATCCTCCATTTGGTCATTTCGGTGAGACCACCATCCGCGACTGGTTCCGCGAAAATCTGCCGCGGCTGACATTTGAGGGCAGACCGCTCCCGGAAATTCTGTCCCCGCAGATGCTCGCTGATTTTTACAATTTTGAGGGCAACGCCCAGGCGCTGCGCCTGGTGACAAAGCTGCATTTTCTGGTCGATGAAAACGGTATGAACCTCACCTGCGCCCTGCTCGGCACGATTATCAAGTACCCGGTTTCCTCTCTGGAAGTCAACAAATCGAGCGGAAATATTAAGGATAAGAAGCCCGGCTATTTTTATGCGGACCGCGATATTTTTGAGAAGATTCAGACTGCTACCGGCACAAACGGACGCCGGCATCCCCTGTGCTTTATTCTGGAGGCGGCGGATGATATCGCTTATCTGACTGCCGATATCGAGGATGCTTACCGGAAGGGCTTCATCAGCTACCGGCTGCTTCTGGAGGAGCTCCGCTCCGAAGAGGTGCTGACACGTATGCTGCCGCAGGAGCAGCGCACCTATCTGGAAATGGTCAGCCGCCTGGAGCGCAAGTACGAGAACGGTCTGAAGCGCGGCGTTGCGGACCCGGAGGGCTACGCCGTCTCCAACTGGATCGTAACTGTGCAGGGCTTTCTGATTTCCTGCGCCACCTACGGCTTTACAAAAAACTACCGCGCCATTATGGAGGGCAGCTATCCTGTGGATTTATTCTGCCGCAGTCACGGAAGCGCGCTGCATGACCGCCTCAGCGACATTGCCTGGCGTTATGTTTTTGTGTCGCGCCCGATTTTCAAGACGGAGCTTGCCGCCGCCACCGTCCTGCAGTATCTGCTGGATAAATTTATTCCGGCGGCGATAAACTATGATACCGGCAACCGTCTGACCGATGTACAGGATAAATTGATGACGCTCGTCTCTGAAAATTATAAGTCCGTCTACCGCAGACAGGCGGAGGGCAAATCCCCGCAGGAAAGACTTTATCTGCGGCTTCTGCTCATCACGGACCATATCTGCGGCATGACGGACAGCTATGCGAAACGGCTGTACCAGGAACTGAACGGGATTGACTGA
- a CDS encoding pyridoxamine kinase, which translates to MGYKGRQKKIAVINDMSGFGRCSIAVSLPVISKLKVQCCPLPTAIFSNHTGYEHYFFDDYTAKMPEYIKNWKLLGLEFSGIYSGFLGSEEQIGIVERFIREFSTEQTLVIIDPVMGDHGKAYATYTPQLCDSMKRLVQYADILTPNLTEACILTDTSYKEKWQKKEIREMVAKLRKMGPSRVVITGIVQGGYIANYVCDESGCDHFLRTIRVGTQRCGTGDLFASIIAADAVNGVDFAVSVKKASNFVKKCIEKSIELEIPVTDGVAFEEILDTLK; encoded by the coding sequence ATGGGATATAAGGGACGACAGAAAAAGATTGCAGTGATTAATGATATGTCCGGATTTGGGAGATGCTCGATAGCAGTCTCCCTTCCTGTTATTTCGAAGCTGAAGGTGCAGTGCTGTCCGCTTCCGACAGCGATTTTTTCCAATCATACCGGTTATGAGCATTATTTTTTTGACGACTACACGGCAAAAATGCCGGAATATATAAAGAACTGGAAGCTGTTGGGGCTGGAATTTTCGGGGATTTATTCGGGCTTCTTAGGCTCAGAGGAGCAGATTGGCATTGTGGAGCGGTTTATCCGGGAATTTAGTACGGAGCAGACGCTGGTCATTATTGACCCGGTGATGGGAGACCACGGAAAAGCGTATGCAACTTATACGCCGCAGCTCTGTGACAGCATGAAAAGGCTGGTGCAGTATGCGGATATACTGACGCCTAATCTTACGGAAGCGTGTATTCTCACGGATACATCTTATAAAGAAAAGTGGCAAAAAAAGGAAATCCGCGAAATGGTGGCAAAGTTAAGAAAGATGGGACCGTCCAGGGTCGTCATTACCGGCATCGTGCAGGGCGGTTATATCGCAAATTACGTATGTGATGAATCGGGATGCGACCATTTTCTGCGGACGATCCGCGTCGGTACGCAGCGGTGCGGAACGGGGGATTTGTTTGCTTCCATTATTGCGGCGGATGCGGTAAATGGAGTGGATTTTGCAGTATCTGTGAAGAAAGCGTCCAATTTCGTGAAAAAATGCATTGAGAAATCGATAGAGCTGGAAATTCCGGTGACGGATGGTGTGGCATTTGAGGAAATCCTGGATACGCTGAAATGA
- a CDS encoding AAA family ATPase, whose amino-acid sequence MRPLKLVMSAFGPYAGKTEIDFEKLGTQGLYLITGDTGAGKTTIFDAIIFALYGEASGSFRDASMFRSKYALPETPTYAELTFAYSGKTYRVCRNPEYMRPKDRGEGFTVQRADAALTFPDGHVITKVKDVTAAVTELIGLNRNQFMNIAMIAQGDFQNLLMAKTEERGKIFREIFHTKAYQILQERIKTDALAKKTEYEDAVKRILQYMDGVRVPQEHPCRALLEIAVKSRSADNTAEFLKELSAFIEEDGKTLAALSADMKKAEEELEQVNQRLGSARAAQRAAQQMQAAQEAIAREEKRLPALKAAYAAEQEKKDIREALAVEIENDSRQLRIYKEAQQAHQNLKARLQRTQEDYRRAASQADRLCLEYQQMERRFLDAQAGLLAAKLVEGEKCPVCGSVHHPQPAALATDAPTEELLRKKKERRDAAEADMVRQSNLAAGIRAQVQTAEETLAKEQEKLVPEEVLQKKREKKRQMEQSFEQARNAYESSEKILEKNRALLATLTQHRMEDGADDMQALSDCRDTLLEKKAAVQERRESCSLRLQTNRRAADNISREAEALEKIQRKYIWMKALADTANGGLRQKDRITLETYIQMTYFERIIERANVRLMVMSGGQYELKRREEADRRTSQSGLELDVTDHYNGTVRSVKTLSGGETFMASLSLALGLSDEIQSQAGGIRLDTMFVDEGFGSLDEEALNQAVKALAELTEGRRLVGIISHVAELKERIESQIVVRKEPGSGSRATVLQ is encoded by the coding sequence ATGAGACCTTTAAAATTAGTGATGTCGGCATTCGGACCATACGCCGGAAAGACGGAGATTGACTTCGAAAAGCTGGGGACCCAGGGACTTTATCTGATTACGGGCGATACCGGAGCCGGAAAAACGACAATTTTCGACGCAATTATATTTGCCCTTTATGGAGAGGCAAGCGGCAGCTTCCGCGACGCTTCCATGTTCCGCAGCAAATATGCGCTTCCGGAGACGCCGACGTATGCAGAGCTTACCTTTGCGTATTCCGGGAAAACATACCGGGTATGCCGTAATCCGGAATACATGCGCCCGAAGGACCGCGGGGAGGGCTTTACCGTGCAGCGGGCGGATGCTGCACTGACCTTCCCGGACGGACATGTCATCACAAAGGTGAAGGACGTGACCGCGGCGGTGACGGAACTGATTGGCTTAAACCGCAACCAGTTTATGAATATCGCCATGATTGCGCAGGGAGATTTCCAGAATCTGCTGATGGCAAAAACAGAGGAGCGCGGGAAAATCTTCAGAGAAATTTTTCACACAAAAGCATACCAGATTCTGCAGGAGCGGATCAAGACAGATGCGCTGGCGAAAAAGACGGAGTACGAGGATGCGGTAAAGAGGATCCTGCAATATATGGACGGCGTAAGGGTGCCGCAGGAGCATCCGTGCCGCGCGCTGCTGGAGATTGCCGTAAAGAGCAGGAGCGCGGATAACACAGCAGAGTTTTTAAAGGAGCTTTCCGCTTTTATTGAGGAAGACGGGAAAACGCTGGCGGCACTTTCGGCGGATATGAAAAAGGCGGAGGAAGAGCTGGAGCAGGTAAACCAGCGTCTTGGCAGCGCGCGGGCGGCGCAGCGGGCGGCACAGCAGATGCAGGCGGCGCAGGAAGCGATTGCGCGCGAGGAAAAGCGCCTGCCCGCTTTAAAAGCGGCTTATGCGGCGGAGCAGGAAAAGAAGGATATCCGCGAGGCGCTGGCGGTGGAGATTGAAAACGACAGCCGTCAGCTGCGCATTTATAAGGAAGCACAGCAGGCACATCAGAATCTGAAAGCCAGGCTGCAGCGGACGCAGGAGGATTATCGGCGCGCCGCTTCGCAGGCAGACCGGCTTTGCCTGGAATATCAGCAGATGGAGCGCCGCTTTCTGGACGCGCAGGCGGGACTGCTGGCGGCGAAGCTGGTAGAAGGCGAAAAATGTCCGGTCTGCGGTTCCGTGCATCATCCGCAGCCGGCGGCGCTTGCCACAGATGCGCCGACGGAAGAGCTGCTGCGCAAAAAGAAGGAGCGCCGGGACGCGGCGGAGGCGGACATGGTGCGGCAGAGCAATCTGGCGGCGGGAATCCGCGCACAGGTGCAGACGGCAGAGGAAACGCTGGCAAAAGAGCAGGAAAAGCTGGTTCCGGAGGAAGTGCTGCAGAAAAAGAGAGAAAAGAAGCGGCAGATGGAGCAGAGCTTTGAGCAGGCAAGAAATGCATACGAAAGCAGCGAAAAGATTCTGGAGAAAAACAGGGCGCTACTTGCCACGCTCACGCAGCACCGGATGGAGGATGGTGCCGATGATATGCAGGCGCTCTCGGATTGCAGGGATACGCTGCTTGAGAAAAAGGCGGCGGTGCAGGAGCGGCGGGAGAGCTGCAGTCTGCGGCTGCAGACAAACCGGCGGGCGGCGGATAACATCTCCAGGGAAGCAGAAGCGCTGGAGAAAATACAGCGGAAATATATCTGGATGAAGGCGCTGGCGGATACGGCAAATGGCGGGCTGCGCCAGAAGGACAGGATTACGCTGGAAACTTATATCCAGATGACATATTTTGAGAGAATTATTGAGCGCGCGAACGTGCGTCTGATGGTAATGTCGGGCGGACAGTATGAGCTGAAGCGCCGGGAGGAGGCGGACAGACGCACCAGCCAGAGCGGGCTGGAGCTGGACGTTACGGACCATTATAATGGAACGGTGCGGAGCGTAAAAACGCTCTCCGGTGGGGAAACATTTATGGCATCGCTCTCTCTGGCGCTCGGTCTGTCGGACGAAATCCAGTCGCAGGCAGGCGGAATCCGGCTGGACACCATGTTTGTGGATGAGGGCTTCGGTTCTCTGGACGAAGAAGCGCTGAACCAGGCGGTAAAGGCGCTGGCGGAGCTTACGGAGGGCAGACGGCTCGTGGGAATCATTTCCCATGTGGCGGAGCTGAAGGAGCGGATAGAGAGCCAGATCGTGGTCAGAAAGGAACCGGGCAGCGGAAGCAGAGCGACGGTCCTGCAATAA
- a CDS encoding shikimate kinase, which yields MENITLIGMPGAGKSTVGIVLAKVLGYDFIDSDLLIQKEEGKLLWQIMRDEGIAGFNQIEERVNSQINVTHSVIATGGSVIYGPKAMEHLRSISTVVYLKVNYRTLRRRLGDLNKRGVVLKPGQSLSDLYQERTPLYEQYAHRIVSVGGKNVQQSVEEIINALSDSSAVDTRGQ from the coding sequence ATGGAAAATATCACGTTAATTGGTATGCCCGGCGCCGGAAAAAGTACCGTCGGTATTGTTCTCGCAAAGGTGCTCGGCTACGATTTTATAGATTCTGATTTATTGATTCAGAAAGAAGAAGGAAAGCTTTTGTGGCAGATTATGCGCGACGAGGGCATCGCCGGCTTTAATCAAATCGAGGAGCGCGTCAACAGTCAGATAAATGTCACACATTCTGTCATTGCAACCGGCGGCAGTGTAATATATGGTCCGAAAGCAATGGAGCATCTGCGCAGCATCAGCACGGTGGTTTATCTGAAAGTGAATTACCGGACGCTGAGACGGCGTCTCGGTGATTTGAATAAGCGCGGCGTTGTCCTGAAGCCCGGTCAATCTCTGTCGGACCTTTACCAGGAACGGACACCTCTCTACGAACAATACGCGCATCGTATTGTTTCTGTTGGCGGAAAAAACGTACAGCAGTCAGTAGAAGAAATCATAAACGCATTAAGTGACAGCAGTGCCGTTGACACGCGCGGTCAGTAG
- a CDS encoding thymidine kinase: MAKLYFRHGAMGSSKTANALMVAYNYYERGKEALLVKPKLDTRDAGVIRSRMGLEQKCSYVEDLLVMSDEEISCYDCVIVDEAQFCKKSDIEFFVHIVDDLNLPVICYGLRTDFRRELFEGSMWLLAWADVIEELKTVCWCGQGATCNTRFDENGKIIRSGAQVVVGGNDSYTALCRKHYKEGNLGPERRE; this comes from the coding sequence ATGGCGAAATTATATTTCCGTCACGGGGCAATGGGAAGCTCCAAGACGGCGAACGCTCTGATGGTGGCGTATAATTATTACGAGCGCGGAAAAGAGGCGCTGCTGGTAAAGCCAAAGCTGGATACAAGAGACGCCGGCGTCATCCGCAGCCGTATGGGGCTGGAGCAGAAATGCAGCTATGTGGAGGATCTGCTCGTCATGAGCGACGAGGAAATCAGCTGCTACGACTGCGTGATTGTTGACGAGGCGCAGTTCTGCAAAAAGTCGGATATCGAATTTTTCGTGCACATCGTGGACGACCTGAATCTTCCGGTAATCTGTTACGGTCTGCGCACAGACTTCCGCCGGGAGCTGTTTGAGGGCAGCATGTGGCTGCTGGCGTGGGCGGATGTGATAGAAGAGCTGAAAACCGTCTGCTGGTGCGGGCAGGGCGCAACCTGCAACACCCGCTTCGACGAAAACGGAAAAATCATCCGCAGCGGCGCCCAGGTCGTCGTGGGCGGCAACGACAGCTACACGGCGCTCTGCCGCAAACACTATAAAGAAGGAAATCTGGGACCGGAAAGACGGGAGTAG